The following coding sequences are from one Vibrio syngnathi window:
- the soxR gene encoding redox-sensitive transcriptional activator SoxR, protein MRNIVYLTIGQLSERSGVAPSALRFYETKGLIASIRTNGNQRRYQSAMLRRIALIQVAQSIGFTLEEITEELSTLPMNQTATKRDWERVAKKWQGQLDSKMAQIRSLQENLTGCIGCGCLSMQKCHLLNPEDILHDQGQGAQRIVD, encoded by the coding sequence ATGAGAAACATCGTATATTTGACGATAGGGCAGTTATCGGAGCGCAGTGGTGTGGCGCCTTCAGCGCTGCGCTTTTATGAAACCAAAGGGCTGATTGCTTCAATCCGCACCAATGGCAATCAACGTCGCTACCAATCCGCGATGTTGCGACGAATCGCCCTGATTCAAGTCGCGCAGTCGATAGGTTTTACGCTGGAAGAGATCACCGAAGAGTTGTCTACCTTACCCATGAACCAGACGGCGACTAAGCGAGATTGGGAACGAGTTGCGAAGAAGTGGCAAGGACAACTCGACAGCAAGATGGCACAAATCCGTTCGTTACAAGAGAATCTAACTGGCTGTATCGGCTGTGGTTGTTTGAGCATGCAGAAGTGCCATTTACTGAACCCTGAAGACATCCTGCACGACCAAGGACAGGGCGCACAACGCATTGTCGATTAG